Proteins from one Mesotoga infera genomic window:
- a CDS encoding DUF3147 family protein: MLRYIVKILVSSIIIALVSEVSKKSGYIGGLIASLPLTSMLALFWLYNDTKNPSKVAELSTGILLFVLPSLIFFVAMPLFLRRGINFYVALALSSGIMMAGYAFFLLILSRFGVRL, from the coding sequence TTGTTGAGATACATCGTCAAAATCCTTGTGTCATCGATAATAATCGCTCTTGTTTCTGAAGTTAGCAAGAAGTCCGGATACATTGGAGGACTTATAGCTTCTTTACCCCTTACTTCAATGCTGGCGCTATTCTGGCTCTACAACGATACAAAAAATCCAAGTAAAGTTGCAGAACTTTCCACCGGTATTCTCTTATTTGTTCTTCCTTCTCTGATTTTCTTTGTTGCTATGCCGTTGTTTCTTAGAAGAGGCATCAATTTCTACGTAGCGCTTGCTTTATCCAGTGGAATCATGATGGCGGGCTATGCCTTCTTTTTGCTTATCCTTTCAAGGTTTGGAGTGAGATTATAG